The following proteins are co-located in the Pan troglodytes isolate AG18354 chromosome 5, NHGRI_mPanTro3-v2.0_pri, whole genome shotgun sequence genome:
- the LOC129144280 gene encoding zinc finger CCCH domain-containing protein 11C-like, whose protein sequence is MPNQGEDCYFFFYSTCTKGDSCPFRHCEAALGNEIVCTLWREGRCFRRVCRFRHMEIDKKRSEIPCYWENQPTGCQKLNCAFHHNRGRYVDGLFLPPSTTVPESPEEEVKASQLSVQQNKLSVQSNPSPQLRSVMKVESSENVPSPKHPPVVINAADDDEDDDDQFPDEAKTPTLQPTPEVHNGLRVTSVRKPAVNIKQGECLHFGIKTLEEIKSEKMKEKSKKQGEGSSGVSSLLLHPEPVPGPEKENVRTVVKTVTLSTKQGEEPLVRLGLTERLGKRKFSAGADSDPPLKRSLAQRLGKKVEAPETNTDETPKTAQVSKSLKERLGMSADPNNEDATDKVNKVGEIHVKTLEEILLERASQKHGESQTKLKTEGPSKTDDSTSGARSSSTLRIKTFSEVLAEEEHRQQEAERQKSKKDTTCMKLKTDSEIKKTVVLPPIVASKGQSEEPAGKTKSMQEVHMKTLEEIKLEKARRVQQSSESSTSSPSQHEATPGARLLLRVTQRTWRKEEKILQEGNEVDFQSRIRMEATEASVETTGVDISKIQVKRCATMREMRMRKQQEREKSVWTPLRGDVASCNTRVAEKPVLTAVPGITWHLTKQLPTKSSQKVEVETSGIADSLLNVKWAAQTLEKRGEAKPKVNVKQSVVKVVSSPKLAPKRKAVEMHLAVTAAVKPLSSSSVLQEPPAKKAAVDAVVLLVSEDKSVTVPEAENPRDSLFFFFFFFFFSFFLFFLIYCKF, encoded by the coding sequence ATGCCTAATCAAGGAGAagactgctatttttttttctattctacatGTACCAAAGGTGACAGCTGCCCATTCCGTCACTGTGAAGCTGCACTAGGAAATGAAATTGTTTGCACATTATGGCGAGAAGGGCGCTGTTTTCGACGGGTGTGCAGGTTTCGGCACATGGAGATTGATAAAAAACGCAGTGAAATTCCTTGTTATTGGGAAAATCAGCCAACAGGATGTCAAAAATTAAACTGCGCTTTCCATCACAATAGAGGACGATATGTTGATGGCCTTTTCCTACCTCCGAGCACAACTGTGCCTGAGTCACCAGAAGAGGAAGTGAAGGCTAGCCAACTTTCAGTTCAGCAGAACAAATTGTCTGTCCAGTCCAATCCTTCCCCTCAGCTGCGGAGCGTTATGAAAGTAGAAAGTTCCGAAAATGTTCCTAGCCCCAAGCATCCACCAGTTGTAATTAATGCTgcagatgatgatgaagatgatgatgatcagTTTCCTGATGAAGCCAAAACACCTACCCTGCAACCAACTCCTGAAGTTCACAATGGATTACGAGTGACTTCTGTCCGGAAACCTGCAGTCAATATAAAGCAAGGTGAATGTTTGCATTTTGGAATAAAAACTCTTGAGGAAATTAAGtcagagaaaatgaaggaaaaatctaAGAAGCAAGGTGAGGGTTCTTCAGgagtttccagtcttttgctcCACCCTGAGCCTGTTCCAggtcctgaaaaagaaaatgtcaggacTGTGGTGAAGACAGTAACTCTCTCCACCAAACAAGGAGAAGAACCCTTGGTTAGATTGGGTCTTACTGAGAGACTGGGGAAACGAAAATTTTCGGCAGGCGCTGACAGTGATCCTCCATTAAAGCGTAGCCTGGCACAGAGGCTAGGGAAGAAAGTTGAAGCTCCGGAAACTAACACTGACGAAACACCAAAGACAGCTCAAGTTTCCAAGTCTCTTAAGGAGCGATTAGGCATGTCAGCTGATCCAAATAATGAGGACGCAACAGATAAAGTTAATAAAGTTGGTGAGATCCATGTGaagacattagaagaaatacTTCTTGAAAGAGCCAGTCAGAAACATGGGGAATCGCAAACTAAACTCAAGACAGAAGGACCTTCAAAAACTGATGATTCTACTTCAGGAGCAAGAAGCTCCTCCACTCTCCGTATCAAAACCTTCTCTGAGGTCCTGGCTGAAGAAGAACATAGGCAGCAGGAAGCAGagagacaaaaaagcaaaaaggatacAACTTGCATGAAGCTGAAGACTgatagtgaaattaaaaaaacagtagtTTTGCCACCCATTGTTGCCAGCAAAGGACAATCAGAGGAGCCTGCAGGTAAAACAAAGTCCATGCAGGAGGTGCACATGAAGACGCTGGAAGAAATTAAACTGGAGAAGGCACGGAGGGTGCAGCAGAGCTCTGAGAGCAGCACCAGCTCCCCGTCTCAACATGAGGCCACTCCGGGGGCAAGGTTGCTGCTGCGAGTCACGCAAAGAAcatggaggaaagaagagaagatacTTCAGGAAGGAAATGAAGTTGATTTTCAGAGCCGTATTAGAATGGAAGCTACAGAGGCTTCAGTTGAGACCACAGGAGTTGACATCAGTAAAATTCAAGTCAAGAGATGTGCGACCATGAGAGAGATGCGCATGCGGAAACAGCAGGAGAGGGAAAAATCAGTCTGGACACCTCTTCGGGGAGATGTAGCCTCTTGCAATACCCGAGTGGCAGAGAAACCAGTGCTCACTGCTGTGCCAGGAATCACATGGCACCTGACCAAGCAGCTTCCCACAAAGTcatcccagaaggtggaggtagaAACCTCAGGGATTGCAGACTCATTATTGAATGTGAAATGGGCAGCACAGACCTTGGAAAAAAGGGGTGAAGCTAAACCCAAAGTGAACGTGAAGCAATCTGTGGTTAAAGTTGTGTCATCCCCCAAATTGGCCCCAAAACGTAAGGCAGTGGAGATGCACCTTGCTGTCACTGCCGCTGTGAAGCCACTCAGCTCCAGCAGCGTCCTACAGGAACCCCCAGCCAAAAAGGCAGCTGTGGATGCTGTTGTCCTGCTTGTCTCTGAGGACAAATCAGTCACTGTGCCTGAAGCAGAAAATCCTAGagacagtctttttttctttttctttttctttttcttttctttctttcttttttttttaatatactgtaagttttag